A region of Thiofilum sp. DNA encodes the following proteins:
- a CDS encoding antitoxin Xre/MbcA/ParS toxin-binding domain-containing protein codes for MSDFNSEELNVLTQQVLRQLDTWEISPEKSVQLLGVSEEVKPRQLQSYRTGLKTLSADSLERMGHIVGIGEALRTTYPFSAAMQIKWLNQVHRRFAGKTPLEVMMQEGVDGLLKVRVELDCTYGYALADAQYQKSKEQSA; via the coding sequence ATGAGTGATTTTAATTCGGAAGAGTTAAATGTATTAACCCAACAAGTCCTACGCCAACTCGATACTTGGGAAATCAGCCCAGAAAAAAGTGTGCAACTACTCGGTGTGAGTGAAGAAGTAAAGCCACGCCAGCTCCAATCTTATCGCACGGGCTTAAAGACCTTATCGGCGGACAGTCTAGAGCGTATGGGACATATTGTGGGGATAGGGGAGGCATTACGCACTACTTACCCGTTTAGTGCGGCGATGCAGATTAAATGGCTTAATCAGGTACATCGGCGTTTTGCCGGTAAAACCCCTCTTGAGGTCATGATGCAAGAGGGCGTAGATGGCTTGCTCAAGGTACGCGTTGAACTCGATTGTACTTATGGTTATGCCCTAGCCGATGCACAATACCAAAAGTCTAAAGAGCAATCCGCCTAA